TTCAGATTGCAGAACAGTATGTTACTCGTATTCAAGAAGAACGAGATCTTTCCGAAGAACAGCTGAAGACACGATATGTGGGAAAACAGGATCCCAAGAAGCATCTTGCGGAGATTTCTGATACCCGAATTGAGGAAAATGTCGTATCATTGTTATCGGGAAATGTTAATTCTCTTTCCATTTGAACATAGTATTAGACACAACGTtatatttttctttcccaAACCTGAAGAACgctttgatgaagaaacaacaactCTCTTTCTATTTCTTGAACCTTTAGATCATGGATCTGTAACCATTGGTCACGTCCTTTATCATAAAGTTGAATCTTGTATGCTATGGTGTCTTCTCCTGAACTCCCTGGGACAACATCTTGTACGATATTGGCAACAAGTTTATATGTCTGATTGAATTGTAAATCTTGAGGAAAATTAATTATGGTATTGTTGATAGCACTGCCAGACACACTGTCTAACTGGATATCTTGTTGATTTCTGTCAAAATGTAACAAGAGCACCCTGGGTGCTTCTTTAACGGGCTTatccttttcaaactggTTAATTAATGTTTGTAGATTAATTTGTGGGGTCTCGTCATTGAAAACTGTAGTTCTGGGGAGTTTCAAAGGGATCATTAGGAATGAAGAGCCGCCAGCAGCACCCCGAAACGATTTCCTCACACGATGAGGCATCAAATGAAGGAggaacaagaaaaaatctcttGGTGTCTTTTGCTGTGTGAGGTTAAAGCGGTTTTTCGACTCTTCTGTGACTACTCTCATTATCTCTGCTGGGGATATGTGTGGGCGGAATTGCTTGCTACTCCACATTCGACGTATGAAAAGTCCAAGTTCCTGGTTGAATGAATCTTTAAATGAATTCAAAAGATAGTAGTTACGAACAGCTTTTATATGGCCCAACGCAAGGAGTACAGTGTTGCTGTAATCATTGAATCCCTTCACATTATTCAAGCCAATAAATCCTGGTCTATAAGGGTTACCATCAATATCTCTTGCAGTGGTTGTTTGTTTATCGAGGGAAGCCACTTGGTCTTTCGTATATGCTGGACTTATTAGCTCTTTGATGTCATCCAAAGACCCATCGTGATCTTTGACTTCGAAGCCTTCTGGCAAAGCGAATGTTTTGAGCGTACTAAAACTAATGAATAGATGATGGTTTACGTCCAATGAATGAAGGTACGCCTGGCTAGTCGGTGACCTACCTTGAAGATATTTGCCACATACCAAGCAACAGTAGACATTGGACTTGCTTAAGGTCACTTgacattttttttcaaaatcaaagtcAAGTTTATGTCTATTTATTGTATTGAAGTAAAGGTTTCGAACCTGCGACAACCTGTTGGTTTCGCCATCGTTAGCATGTTTGCCAATATCATTGTCATTCTCCCCATCGTTCTCAATTGGGTTCTTTTGATCTAGCTTTGCCCTTTTATGAGGTCTCTCTGAGTCTGACTGGGGCATCAGGCAAGAAAAGAGATATCGATCaccaattttcaatgtcACCATAGGGaacatccagcatccaAATTACTTGGACCTCTATTTAAGCTATTATTGTTAACGAGTATTACAGTCCCTATCCATTATAATTACACAGTTTAGCATGCCTTAGAAGATTATTTGTTTGATTTCCTATAATCCTGAACGGAAAACACTTTTTCCCTGGTGACGAAACTGGATAGTATCCATCTTCTCAAGGATGTAGAGTGCCTTTTGCAACGcaaattcatcaaaattAACAAACTTGGGCATTTTGTTACTATGGCAGAATTCCCTCTTTAGGGTTTCTACACTAGTAGACCACCCGATCGGAAGACGTTTCTTCAAGTGAGCCTGAATCACTGTGACTTGAGCTTTGATTTCGTCTGTATCAGCAGATCCCTGGGTGACCGCATCCATAGTCGAAGCCTTGAACAGACGGATAGCTTCCGTAACATGTCTATCAGAAGCAACGGGAGATAGCTCCAACTTGGCTAGCGACTCGGTAATTCTAATGATAGCTTCCAATTGACGTACTGTGATTGGGATGGACGATCTCTCGGCAGAATGAGattcttgtttcttcagctcTCTTCGAATTCCGATAAAGTGCGATGAGAGCCTTTCAGCAGCTGCCTCTGATAATCTAGGG
This window of the Komagataella phaffii GS115 chromosome 2, complete sequence genome carries:
- a CDS encoding Conserved zinc-finger domain protein involved in pre-mRNA splicing, producing the protein MFPMVTLKIGDRYLFSCLMPQSDSERPHKRAKLDQKNPIENDGENDNDIGKHANDGETNRLSQVRNLYFNTINRHKLDFDFEKKCQVTLSKSNVYCCLVCGKYLQGRSPTSQAYLHSLDVNHHLFISFSTLKTFALPEGFEVKDHDGSLDDIKELISPAYTKDQVASLDKQTTTARDIDGNPYRPGFIGLNNVKGFNDYSNTVLLALGHIKAVRNYYLLNSFKDSFNQELGLFIRRMWSSKQFRPHISPAEIMRVVTEESKNRFNLTQQKTPRDFFLFLLHLMPHRVRKSFRGAAGGSSFLMIPLKLPRTTVFNDETPQINLQTLINQFEKDKPVKEAPRVLLLHFDRNQQDIQLDSVSGSAINNTIINFPQDLQFNQTYKLVANIVQDVVPGSSGEDTIAYKIQLYDKGRDQWLQIHDLKVQEIERELLFLHQSVLQVWERKI